One genomic window of Lepeophtheirus salmonis chromosome 5, UVic_Lsal_1.4, whole genome shotgun sequence includes the following:
- the LOC121117275 gene encoding cytosol aminopeptidase isoform X2: protein MALLAQGLLRGFKTRFGLRGIHTVREIKKGVVLGVYRSSSTEFSLTSEGETHIPADVASSSGPVLKAGSCRVVLHGDTRVALVGLGEVDPTAKNGAENRDLQKEAIRTAVASGVQTLKSSYTDLQEILVDPCGDPEASAEGSFLCQWKYDELKQKKHQEECQAHVSCISGNCDEWYSGFHKAEGQNFARTLMETPANHLTPTLYAEKVVKAFSAFKNVNIQVHDQSWAAKMGMGSFLSVSAGSAEPPKFLEMTYQQNDTPPVILVGKGVTFDTGGISIKPSKGMDLMRADMGGAAVVTGALLSAVSLNLPLHLKVLIPLCENMPGSKATKPGDVVKAMNGKTIQVDNTDAEGRLILADALCYADTFKPSMVIDAATLTGAMAIALGGGAAGTFTNSDALWHQLQKAGEYTGDRLWRLPLWDIYSSQVKKSVLADLNNIGSVVYGGSCTAAAFLQEFTECPHWIHLDIAGTKGNEGTPYISKGMSGRPTRTLVEFLRNLKL, encoded by the exons ATGGCCTTATTAGCTCAAGGACTTCTTCGGGGATTCAAAACTCGATTTGGATTGCGTGGAATTCATACAGTAAGGGAAATCAAG AAAGGCGTCGTACTAGGAGTATATCGCTCCAGTTCTACAGAATTTTCCCTAACCTCTGAGGGAGAAACACACATTCCAGCTGATGTAGCCTCGAG CTCTGGACCGGTTTTAAAGGCAGGATCTTGTCGTGTAGTTCTGCATGGTGATACCAGGGTTGCCTTAGTTGGTTTGGGCGAAGTAGATCCTACAGCGAAGAATGGAGCTGAGAATAGAGATCTCCAAAAAGAAGCTATACGAACAGCAGTTGCATCTGGAGTACAAACTTTAAAATCTTCCTATACAGATCTACAAGAAATACTTGTGGATCCATGCGGAGACCCTGAAGCTTCTGCTGAAGGATCTTTTCTTTGTCAATGGAAGTATGATGAGCTGAAACAGAAGAAACATCAAGAGGAGTGTCAGGCTCATGTTTCATGTATAAGTGGTAATTGTGACGAATGGTATTCAGGGTTTCACAAAGCTGAAGGTCAAAACTTTGCAAGAACGCTTATGGAGACTCCAGCTAATCATTTAACTCCTACTCTTTATGCTGAG aaAGTAGTCAAAGCTTTCTCTGCgttcaaaaatgttaatatacaAGTCCATGATCAAAGTTGGGCTGCAAAAATGGGAATGGGTTCATTTTTAAGTGTATCAGCTGGATCTGCTGAACCTCCTAAGTTCCTTGAGATGACTTATCAACAGAATGATACTCCTCCAGTAATTCTTGTGGGAAAGGGCGTAACATTTGATACAGGAGGTATATCCATCAAACCTTCCAAGGGGATGGATTTGATGAGGGCAGACATGGGAGGCGCCGCCGTCGTAACTGGAGCTTTACTCTCAGCAGTATCTCTGAATCTACCTCTTCATCTGAAAGTATTAATACCCCTATGTGAAAACATGCCAGGTAGCAAGGCCACCAAACCTGGTGATGTTGTCaag GCTATGaatggaaaaacaattcaaGTTGACAACACCGATGCTGAGGGAAGATTAATTCTTGCTGATGCTCTTTGTTATGCAGATACATTTAAACCATCTATGGTTATAGATGCAGCTACTTTAACTGGTGCGATGGCCATTGCTCTAGGTGGAGGAGCTGCTGGAACTTTCACAAATTCAGATGCACTTTGGCATCAATTACAAAAAGCGGGTGAATATACGGGAGACCGATTATGGCGTCTGCCGTTATGGGATATTTACTCTAGCcaagttaaaa agTCCGTTTTAGCAGATCTGAATAATATAGGATCTGTTGTGTATGGTGGTTCGTGTACTGCTGCGGCATTCCTACAG GAATTTACTGAGTGTCCGCATTGGATTCATTTAGATATAGCAGGAACCAAAGGCAACGAAGGTACTCCATATATAAGTAAAGGAATGTCTGGAAGACCAACGCGAACACTCGTGGAATTTCTGAGAAACTTAAAACTTTAA
- the LOC121117275 gene encoding cytosol aminopeptidase isoform X3: MALLAQGLLRGFKTRFGLRGIHTVREIKKGVVLGVYRSSSTEFSLTSEGETHIPADVASSSGPVLKAGSCRVVLHGDTRVALVGLGEVDPTAKNGAENRDLQKEAIRTAVASGVQTLKSSYTDLQEILVDPCGDPEASAEGSFLCQWKYDELKQKKHQEECQAHVSCISGNCDEWYSGFHKAEGQNFARTLMETPANHLTPTLYAEKVVKAFSAFKNVNIQVHDQSWAAKMGMGSFLSVSAGSAEPPKFLEMTYQQNDTPPVILVGKGVTFDTGGISIKPSKGMDLMRADMGGAAVVTGALLSAVSLNLPLHLKVLIPLCENMPGSKATKPGDVVKAMNGKTIQVDNTDAEGRLILADALCYADTFKPSMVIDAATLTGAMAIALGGGAAGTFTNSDALWHQLQKAGEYTGDRLWRLPLWDIYSSQVKKSVLADLNNIGSVVYGGSCTAAAFLQAFTECKNWAHLDIAGVMDSSDQMAYLGKGMTGRPTRTLVEFLRNL; this comes from the exons ATGGCCTTATTAGCTCAAGGACTTCTTCGGGGATTCAAAACTCGATTTGGATTGCGTGGAATTCATACAGTAAGGGAAATCAAG AAAGGCGTCGTACTAGGAGTATATCGCTCCAGTTCTACAGAATTTTCCCTAACCTCTGAGGGAGAAACACACATTCCAGCTGATGTAGCCTCGAG CTCTGGACCGGTTTTAAAGGCAGGATCTTGTCGTGTAGTTCTGCATGGTGATACCAGGGTTGCCTTAGTTGGTTTGGGCGAAGTAGATCCTACAGCGAAGAATGGAGCTGAGAATAGAGATCTCCAAAAAGAAGCTATACGAACAGCAGTTGCATCTGGAGTACAAACTTTAAAATCTTCCTATACAGATCTACAAGAAATACTTGTGGATCCATGCGGAGACCCTGAAGCTTCTGCTGAAGGATCTTTTCTTTGTCAATGGAAGTATGATGAGCTGAAACAGAAGAAACATCAAGAGGAGTGTCAGGCTCATGTTTCATGTATAAGTGGTAATTGTGACGAATGGTATTCAGGGTTTCACAAAGCTGAAGGTCAAAACTTTGCAAGAACGCTTATGGAGACTCCAGCTAATCATTTAACTCCTACTCTTTATGCTGAG aaAGTAGTCAAAGCTTTCTCTGCgttcaaaaatgttaatatacaAGTCCATGATCAAAGTTGGGCTGCAAAAATGGGAATGGGTTCATTTTTAAGTGTATCAGCTGGATCTGCTGAACCTCCTAAGTTCCTTGAGATGACTTATCAACAGAATGATACTCCTCCAGTAATTCTTGTGGGAAAGGGCGTAACATTTGATACAGGAGGTATATCCATCAAACCTTCCAAGGGGATGGATTTGATGAGGGCAGACATGGGAGGCGCCGCCGTCGTAACTGGAGCTTTACTCTCAGCAGTATCTCTGAATCTACCTCTTCATCTGAAAGTATTAATACCCCTATGTGAAAACATGCCAGGTAGCAAGGCCACCAAACCTGGTGATGTTGTCaag GCTATGaatggaaaaacaattcaaGTTGACAACACCGATGCTGAGGGAAGATTAATTCTTGCTGATGCTCTTTGTTATGCAGATACATTTAAACCATCTATGGTTATAGATGCAGCTACTTTAACTGGTGCGATGGCCATTGCTCTAGGTGGAGGAGCTGCTGGAACTTTCACAAATTCAGATGCACTTTGGCATCAATTACAAAAAGCGGGTGAATATACGGGAGACCGATTATGGCGTCTGCCGTTATGGGATATTTACTCTAGCcaagttaaaa agTCCGTTTTAGCAGATCTGAATAATATAGGATCTGTTGTGTATGGTGGTTCGTGTACTGCTGCGGCATTCCTACAG gccTTTACTGAATGCAAAAATTGGGCACATTTGGATATAGCTGGTGTCATGGACAGTAGTGATCAAATGGCATATTTAGGGAAAGGAATGACTGGAAGACCCACTCGAACGTTAGTAGAGTTCCTTAGGAATCTTTAA
- the LOC121117275 gene encoding E3 ubiquitin-protein ligase COP1 isoform X1 encodes MKRRHSEDDFSCPVCFDILKEPHMTRCGHSFCYSCLNKSLKIKPRCPKCSFDLHPDKDIYPNFTLNQIISKLQKDNDTPQIPTSNLSMSDINRLLGTLHRRKKELEKESFLTQNELLAEFLSHLKVEKDAELLRIRRESEVIQADLDHVNQVLQDYRTNSSNFASGDENNVVPSLELSNPTINIKEPPTESSFPMRRRRMHKHVLDLSSAYYSSRAKEMSFTPEECSSSLDYSGLKDFSLCLNKFTKYNTVKPLATLSYMTDMFNNTSIVSSIDFDKDNEFFAIGGVTKRIKIYDYSVVLNDLVDIHYPSMEMVSSSKISCISWSSFHKGTLVSSDYEGSVVVWDANSNSKIRTFQEHEKRCWSVDFNRIDTKLVASGSDDARVKLWSTNIHHSVASLEAKANVCCVKFNPESCYHLAFGSADHCVHYYDLRNTKNHLNLFKGHKKAVSYVKFLNSESIVSASTDSQLKLWNVNRSDCMRSFTGHTNEKNFVGLATDGEYITCGSENNDLHVYYKGLPKSLFSFKFDSVKTFLDRNNREDNANEFVSAVCWRQGTNVVLCANSQGVIKVLELT; translated from the exons ATGAAGCGAAGACATTCCGAGGATGACTTTTCATGTCCTGTTTGCTTTGATATTCTCAAAGAGCCTCATATGACACGATGTGGACATAGTTTTTGCTACTCTTGTTTgaataaaagtcttaaaatCAAGCCTCGATGTCCTAAATGTTCATTTGACTTGCATCCCGACAAAGACATTTATCCTAATTTTACTCTTAATCAAATCATATCcaaattacaaaaagataaCGATACCCCTCAAATACCTACATCGAATCTCTCCATGTCAGATATTAATCGTCTCCTTGGGACTCTGCATCGTCGTAAAAAGGAACTAGAAAAAGAATCATTCTTGactcaaaatgaattattggcGGAGTTTTTATCTCATTTAAAG GTTGAAAAAGATGCAGAATTACTTAGAATTCGTAGAGAATCAGAGGTAATTCAAGCAGACTTGGATCATGTTAATCAAGTTCTACAAGATTACCGGACTAACTCGAGTAATTTTGCAAGTGGagatgaaaataatgttgtGCCTTCATTGGAATTGTCAAATCCTACAATAAATATCAAAGAACCTCCGACGGAATCTTCATTTCCAATGCGTAGGCGAAGAATGCATAAACATGTGTTAGATCTCAGCTCTGCTTATTATTCTTCGCGTGCTAAGGAAATGTCATTTACTCCAGAGGAATGCTCTTCTTCATTAGATTATTCCGGATTAAAAGACTTCTCTTTGTGCCTTAATAAGTTCACAAAATATAACACGGTTAAACCCTTGGCAACATTGAGCTATATGACTGATATGTTTAACAACACTTCTATTGTTAGCTCCATTGATTTTGATAAGGACAATGAATTTTTTGCTATTGGAGGTGTTACTAAacgaattaaaatttatgattattcaGTTGTACTAAATGATCTCGTGGATATTCACTATCCTTCAATGGAAATGGTCTCCAGTTCTAAAATATCATGTATTAGCTGGAGCTCCTTTCATAAAGGTACCCTTGTATCTTCTGACTACGAAGGAAGTGTTGTTGTGTGGGATGCCAATTCAAATTCTAAAATTCGTACTTTTCAAGAGCATGAAAAAAGATGCTGGAGTGTGGATTTCAATCGTATTGATACAAAATTAGTTGCTTCTGGTTCAGATGATGCAAGAGTTAAACTATGGTCTACCAACATACACCACTCAGTTGCTAGTCTTGAAGCCAAGGCAAATGTCTGCTGTGTCAAATTTAATCCTGAAAGCTGTTATCATCTTGCATTTGGGTCTGCAGATCACTGTGTGCATTATTATGATCTACGTAACACAAAGAATCATCTTAACCTATTCAAAGGCCATAAAAAAGCTGTTTCATatgttaaatttctaaattcGGAAAGCATAGTTTCTGCATCAACAGATTctcaattaaaattatggaaTGTAAATCGATCCGATTGTATGAGATCTTTTACAGGTCATACAAATGAGAAAAACTTTGTGGGCTTAGCTACAGACGGAGAGTACATCACATGTGGATCTGAAAATAATGACCTCCATGTATATTATAAAGGTCTACCTAAGAGTTTATTTAGCTTTAAGTTTGATTCAGTTAAAACTTTTCTAGATAGAAATAATCGGGAGGATAACGCGAATGAATTTGTTTCAGCTGTTTGCTGGAGACAAGGAACTAATGTAGTTCTCTGTGCTAATTCACAAGGAGTTATTAAAGTGCTAGAACTTAcgtaa